In Ferribacterium limneticum, a genomic segment contains:
- a CDS encoding Hpt domain-containing protein, which produces MGPLTWVKGEIDLALQRAEQALDEYVASADRTQLKFCRTHVHQVHGALAMVGLDGVTLLTEATEALLAGMEEDRLPSGDAAVTVLRQTLSALRQYLDDLMAGEPNHPLVLLPVYQELEAARGLPGAHPCDLFYPDLSRRPPKREGDVPILDSDELLRTLKVKRMQFQKGLLRWLRDPADAETGRRMMREAIAEIEAVQPTPAARSFWWISLGVLEALADPVLGADPSSRQLCSRIDAQIRRLVGGSNNVAERVLRESLYYIAQAPADLSPEIAEVQSVFALADLLPSAASQVAPLPHHGELRKLRETLTAAEELWSRFCTGNTGSLAGFVDNARNCALLTEEIGQTDLKRLGQGLGAVANWLSEEPSRFNDAVAMEVATTILLLENAQENFRRLGTDFAQQVDLMVARLYACIAGRPAADEGIPLLDEMTRRAQEKLLIGQVGREIQNNLAQIEQALDGFFRDPSKAHDLLQLDNQIKQISGALAMLGHFGAVNSLKECAASIHRFAQADYQPASEDFEAVADQLSLLGFFVDSLQNGETDFDAFVRRMSGEVSDEPVPEVEAAAAPTVEALLVQQARDMQVLADALKEAPEDARLHDELKQNLQDIQKDADLVANRELGESAKAALAALQSGVELDAALSGLMPQAPDAPAPSAETLQLAESTHEEIDAELLAIFLEEANEVLATIAEQKALLAATPDNVEALTTVRRSMHTLKGSGRMVGLKDLGEAAWELEQTLNLWLRQDTAVTPDLQRMIEESHALFAEWVVHLESGQGRAPDPTALVALAARLRGVDVPAAVPVEETPAVIVETVLPVSEPVEVPALELPEETPALVEEQLESLEEPVALLEEAPLVAEEVSDFAIELPELESTLEDVDQPISESEEIEIQALPDEPEIQAEPEETVLRSTPENEQISNVSTPPASESPTLYDIFREEARGHLQTLVESYAVIDANPSAPTTFEMTRAAHTLGGIAATVGLMPLHRLAIALEHALLRRDGSGQAESIEGIETVRQAIITLEEMFAGLALQRSPDEQVQLIAALEDIFLHATQPADEMPPAGAEIIELPGRVAEVAETLAEPVQAVPVVVLPQLNDELDEQLLPIFLEEAVDLTRDLTTQVRAWRSDLTGDAAPHAIARLLHTFKGSARMAGAMNLGEATHHLEARLEEMLRAGHVTPAFIDEIESGCDVLDQAVERLRAGPQEPVAAVAPEPGAETLAAEGQLPAAEAEADAEAGGQRATLRVRADLIDRLVSEAGELSIARTRIEGEMRSLKGSLLELTENVIRLRRQLREIEIQAESQIQARVAQTPDSEVDFDPLELDRFTRFQELTRFMAESVNDVATVQQSLLKNLDDANAAILAQSRLNRSLQQELMGVRMVPFASQTERLYRIVRQTAKEVGKRANLDIVGGQVDIDRSVLDKMLAPIEHMLRNAVTHGVESRDERLAAGKAEAGEIVIKLSQEGNEIVLAMSDDGKGLDLGRIRARAEAMGLLPPGQAADEKTLFDFIFQPGFSTASEVTQLSGRGVGMDVVKTEVGEIGGRIEIQSEFGQGTTFRLYLPLTLAVTQTLLVRVGTHLYAVPSTMIEQVKEMKEKALAAVREKGEIEWQGNRYPFHFLPHLLGDMEAVPEAHRQYWALLLRSGSQRVGILVDELKGNQEVVVKNIGAQLARVVGISGATVLGDGKVVLILNPVALASRTTVSSVHTAVPTMLPPVMTEVAHLPTVMVVDDSLTVRKITSRLLMREGYQVILAKDGVDALEQLVEVTPDVILSDIEMPRMDGFDLVRNLRADARLRALPVVMITSRTADKHRNYALEIGANHYLGKPYDEAELLGIVAGYCKK; this is translated from the coding sequence TTGGGCCCGCTGACGTGGGTCAAGGGCGAAATTGATCTGGCCTTGCAACGCGCCGAGCAGGCGCTCGACGAATATGTCGCGAGCGCCGACCGGACGCAGCTCAAGTTCTGCCGGACCCATGTTCACCAGGTGCATGGTGCGCTGGCCATGGTTGGCCTGGACGGCGTAACACTGCTGACCGAAGCCACCGAAGCCTTGCTCGCCGGCATGGAGGAGGATCGACTGCCCTCCGGGGATGCAGCGGTCACCGTTCTGCGCCAGACATTGAGTGCCTTGCGCCAGTATCTCGATGACCTGATGGCGGGCGAGCCCAACCATCCGCTCGTGCTGCTGCCTGTTTATCAGGAACTGGAGGCTGCTCGCGGCCTGCCCGGCGCGCATCCCTGCGATCTGTTTTATCCCGATCTTTCGCGTCGTCCGCCGAAACGCGAGGGCGACGTGCCCATCCTTGATTCCGACGAGCTCCTGCGCACGCTCAAGGTCAAGCGGATGCAGTTCCAGAAAGGCCTGCTGCGCTGGTTGCGCGATCCGGCCGATGCTGAAACCGGTCGCCGCATGATGCGAGAGGCCATCGCCGAAATCGAAGCCGTCCAGCCGACACCGGCCGCGCGTTCCTTCTGGTGGATTTCTCTCGGTGTCCTTGAAGCGCTGGCTGATCCCGTGCTCGGCGCCGATCCATCGTCGCGTCAGCTTTGTTCCCGCATCGATGCCCAGATCCGGCGTCTGGTCGGCGGCTCGAACAATGTGGCCGAGCGCGTTCTGCGCGAATCCCTTTATTACATTGCCCAGGCGCCGGCCGATCTGAGCCCTGAAATTGCCGAGGTCCAGTCGGTTTTTGCCTTGGCCGATCTGCTGCCGAGCGCCGCTTCTCAGGTGGCACCGCTGCCGCATCACGGTGAATTGCGCAAGTTGCGCGAGACGCTGACGGCGGCTGAAGAGTTATGGAGCCGGTTTTGTACGGGCAATACGGGCAGTCTGGCTGGTTTTGTCGACAATGCGCGTAACTGCGCCCTGCTGACCGAAGAAATTGGCCAGACCGATCTCAAGCGTCTAGGTCAGGGGCTTGGTGCCGTCGCCAATTGGTTGTCCGAAGAGCCTTCCCGCTTCAACGATGCGGTGGCCATGGAAGTGGCCACCACCATCCTGCTGCTCGAGAATGCGCAGGAAAATTTCCGCCGTCTGGGCACCGATTTCGCGCAGCAGGTCGACCTCATGGTCGCTCGCCTCTACGCTTGTATTGCCGGCCGGCCGGCGGCTGACGAGGGCATCCCGCTGCTCGACGAGATGACCCGGCGAGCTCAGGAAAAACTGCTGATCGGTCAGGTTGGCCGGGAAATCCAGAACAATCTGGCGCAGATCGAACAGGCGCTCGACGGATTTTTCCGCGATCCGAGCAAGGCGCATGACCTTCTCCAGCTGGACAATCAGATCAAGCAGATCAGTGGGGCATTGGCCATGCTTGGCCATTTTGGCGCGGTCAACAGCCTCAAGGAATGCGCGGCCAGCATCCATCGATTTGCCCAGGCGGACTATCAGCCGGCCAGTGAGGACTTCGAAGCTGTTGCCGACCAATTGTCGTTGCTCGGCTTCTTTGTGGATTCCCTGCAAAACGGCGAAACCGATTTCGATGCCTTCGTTCGTCGCATGAGCGGCGAGGTTTCGGATGAGCCGGTGCCGGAAGTGGAGGCTGCCGCGGCGCCGACGGTCGAGGCACTCCTTGTCCAGCAGGCGCGCGACATGCAGGTTCTTGCCGATGCGCTCAAGGAAGCGCCGGAAGATGCTCGTCTGCACGATGAACTCAAGCAAAATCTGCAGGACATCCAGAAGGATGCCGACCTTGTCGCCAACCGCGAACTTGGCGAGTCGGCCAAGGCGGCGCTGGCTGCCTTGCAGTCCGGTGTCGAGCTCGATGCCGCCTTGTCCGGGCTCATGCCCCAGGCACCCGACGCGCCGGCGCCTTCCGCTGAAACACTGCAACTGGCCGAATCGACCCACGAAGAGATCGACGCTGAACTGCTGGCTATCTTCCTCGAAGAAGCCAACGAAGTCCTGGCCACTATCGCTGAGCAGAAAGCCTTGCTGGCTGCCACCCCGGATAACGTCGAGGCGCTGACCACCGTTCGCCGCTCCATGCATACCCTGAAGGGTAGTGGCCGGATGGTCGGCCTCAAGGATCTCGGCGAAGCAGCATGGGAACTGGAACAGACGCTTAACCTCTGGCTGCGCCAGGATACGGCGGTAACGCCTGATCTCCAGCGCATGATCGAGGAATCTCACGCCTTGTTTGCCGAGTGGGTCGTTCATCTCGAGTCGGGGCAGGGCCGAGCTCCCGACCCGACGGCTTTGGTCGCTCTGGCGGCACGCCTGCGTGGCGTGGATGTTCCGGCGGCGGTACCGGTTGAAGAAACACCGGCGGTGATTGTTGAGACAGTCCTGCCGGTTAGCGAGCCAGTCGAGGTGCCGGCACTTGAACTGCCGGAAGAAACCCCGGCATTGGTCGAAGAACAGCTCGAGTCACTTGAAGAGCCTGTCGCCTTGCTTGAAGAGGCTCCGCTGGTGGCAGAGGAAGTGTCCGACTTCGCCATCGAACTGCCAGAACTCGAAAGCACCCTGGAAGACGTCGATCAGCCGATCTCGGAGTCTGAAGAGATCGAAATTCAGGCCTTGCCGGACGAGCCGGAGATTCAGGCCGAGCCGGAAGAGACAGTGCTACGGTCAACGCCGGAAAACGAGCAAATTTCGAATGTCTCGACGCCGCCGGCCAGCGAATCGCCGACGCTTTACGACATATTCCGCGAAGAAGCCCGCGGCCATCTGCAGACGCTGGTTGAGAGTTACGCCGTTATCGATGCCAATCCATCGGCGCCGACCACCTTTGAAATGACCCGTGCCGCCCATACCCTGGGTGGCATTGCGGCAACCGTCGGCCTGATGCCGCTCCATCGGCTGGCCATCGCCCTTGAACACGCCTTGTTGCGGCGCGACGGTTCGGGGCAGGCGGAAAGCATTGAAGGCATTGAAACCGTTCGTCAGGCCATCATCACGCTCGAAGAAATGTTTGCCGGGCTGGCATTGCAACGCTCGCCGGACGAGCAGGTCCAGTTGATTGCGGCGCTGGAGGATATATTCCTCCATGCCACCCAGCCTGCCGATGAAATGCCACCCGCCGGTGCCGAGATCATCGAGCTTCCGGGCAGGGTTGCCGAAGTCGCCGAGACTCTGGCCGAGCCGGTCCAGGCCGTGCCGGTAGTCGTGTTGCCGCAACTGAACGACGAACTCGACGAACAACTGCTGCCGATCTTCCTTGAGGAAGCCGTCGATCTGACGCGCGACCTGACCACCCAGGTCCGCGCCTGGCGCAGCGATCTGACCGGTGATGCGGCGCCGCATGCGATTGCCCGACTGCTGCACACCTTCAAGGGCAGTGCGCGCATGGCCGGGGCAATGAATCTCGGCGAAGCGACCCACCATCTCGAAGCCCGGCTTGAAGAAATGCTGCGCGCCGGCCACGTGACGCCGGCCTTCATCGACGAAATCGAAAGTGGCTGCGATGTGCTCGACCAGGCCGTCGAGCGTCTGCGCGCCGGACCTCAGGAGCCGGTTGCTGCGGTGGCGCCAGAACCGGGCGCCGAGACGCTTGCCGCCGAAGGTCAATTGCCGGCGGCCGAAGCCGAGGCGGATGCCGAGGCTGGCGGTCAGCGGGCAACCTTGCGCGTCCGTGCCGATCTGATCGATCGTCTGGTCAGCGAGGCGGGCGAACTGTCGATTGCCCGTACCCGGATCGAAGGCGAAATGCGCAGCCTGAAGGGCTCCTTGCTCGAACTGACGGAAAACGTCATTCGTTTGCGTCGCCAGTTGCGCGAAATTGAAATTCAGGCCGAGTCGCAGATTCAGGCCCGTGTCGCCCAGACGCCGGACAGCGAGGTCGATTTCGATCCGCTTGAACTCGACCGTTTCACCCGCTTTCAGGAACTGACCCGATTCATGGCCGAGTCGGTGAACGACGTGGCGACGGTACAGCAAAGTCTGCTCAAGAATCTTGACGACGCCAACGCGGCGATTCTCGCCCAGTCGCGCCTCAACCGCAGCCTGCAGCAGGAGCTCATGGGCGTGCGCATGGTGCCGTTCGCCAGCCAGACCGAGCGCCTCTACCGCATCGTCCGGCAGACTGCCAAGGAAGTCGGCAAGCGGGCCAATCTGGATATCGTCGGTGGTCAGGTTGATATCGACCGTTCGGTGCTCGACAAGATGCTGGCGCCGATCGAGCACATGCTGCGCAATGCCGTGACACACGGCGTCGAAAGCCGTGACGAGCGCCTGGCCGCCGGCAAGGCCGAGGCCGGCGAAATCGTCATCAAGCTGTCGCAGGAAGGTAACGAAATCGTTCTGGCCATGAGCGACGACGGCAAGGGGCTCGATCTGGGCCGCATCCGGGCGCGTGCTGAGGCCATGGGCTTGCTCCCGCCGGGGCAGGCGGCCGATGAAAAAACGCTCTTCGATTTCATCTTCCAGCCCGGATTCTCGACGGCCTCCGAAGTGACCCAGCTGTCCGGCCGCGGCGTCGGCATGGATGTGGTGAAAACCGAGGTCGGCGAAATTGGCGGCCGTATCGAAATCCAGTCGGAGTTTGGTCAGGGCACCACCTTCCGTCTCTACCTGCCGCTCACGCTGGCGGTAACGCAGACCCTGCTCGTTCGTGTTGGCACCCATCTCTACGCGGTGCCGTCGACGATGATCGAACAGGTCAAGGAAATGAAGGAAAAGGCGCTCGCCGCCGTTCGCGAAAAAGGCGAGATCGAGTGGCAGGGCAATCGTTACCCCTTCCATTTCCTGCCCCATCTGCTCGGCGACATGGAGGCCGTACCGGAGGCGCACCGTCAATACTGGGCGCTGTTATTACGTTCGGGCTCGCAACGGGTCGGTATCCTCGTCGATGAACTCAAGGGCAACCAGGAAGTCGTCGTCAAGAACATCGGCGCCCAGCTTGCCCGCGTCGTCGGTATTTCGGGTGCCACGGTGCTCGGCGACGGCAAGGTCGTGCTGATCCTCAACCCGGTTGCGCTGGCCAGCCGGACAACGGTTTCCAGCGTCCATACCGCCGTGCCCACCATGCTGCCGCCGGTGATGACGGAAGTCGCCCACTTGCCGACCGTGATGGTGGTCGACGATTCGCTGACCGTGCGCAAGATCACCAGCCGCCTGCTCATGCGTGAGGGCTATCAGGTCATTCTGGCCAAGGATGGCGTCGATGCGCTGGAGCAACTGGTCGAGGTGACGCCGGATGTCATTCTGTCCGACATCGAAATGCCGCGTATGGACGGTTTCGATCTGGTCCGCAACCTGCGCGCCGACGCCCGCCTGCGCGCGTTGCCGGTGGTCATGATCACCTCGCGGACGGCCGACAAGCATCGCAACTACGCGCTCGAGATCGGCGCCAACCACTACCTCGGCAAGCCGTACGACGAAGCCGAGTTGCTGGGTATCGTGGCCGGTTATTGCAAAAAATAG
- a CDS encoding methyl-accepting chemotaxis protein yields MAFSFKLPKIAGGGSSAQMTVSADMPPGKMPLPAFLAGQPVIQQMKILGGIFIALLLLIAGLVFHDNRESTHNTAYIAASGEMRMLSQRLAKASSLALQGNAVAFTQLKESRETFGKLFDQLSNGGEIGNVSVPPSPDSVRPQLEALGERWGTTDKDAETVIAQEANLVALGKNVATIDNKNSAMLELTEQLATLKLQGGASSRDIASSNQLVMLTQRIAKNASALLVGDEINPEVAFLLGKDTNAFRDILGALSKGGNDADSRSKLDSLEVAFKEYQGAIASILGNMQPLVLSKQAGSRIFRESEDLLKSTDDLAVGYQQGLAERGMYIVLLIVLTLIALATLALLAKIYLDDTGRRAADAEDQRHASEQTNRENQDAILRLMNELGDLADGDLTVTATVSENITGAIADSINYTIEELRVLVGRINDAANRVTAATEIARQTSAELLDAAERQSSEIQEAGQSALEMARSMSEVSGNATESAQVARQSLQAAEKGTAAVQDSIKGMNEIRNQIQETSKRIKRLGESSQEIGEIVELISDITEQTNVLALNAAIQAASAGDAGRGFTVVAEEVQRLAERSGEATKQIAAIVKTIQTDTQDAVSAMEQSTRGVVEGAKLSDAAGQALSEIGDVSRNLADLIQSISTSTQNQADSATQVARLMQDILHVTEQTTAGTQRTAQAVDELTALASELKGSVAGFKVD; encoded by the coding sequence ATGGCTTTCAGTTTCAAGCTTCCGAAGATTGCAGGTGGTGGATCATCTGCCCAGATGACCGTTTCGGCCGATATGCCCCCGGGCAAAATGCCGTTGCCTGCTTTCCTCGCCGGGCAGCCTGTCATCCAGCAGATGAAGATACTCGGCGGTATCTTCATCGCCCTGCTCTTGCTGATTGCCGGCCTGGTTTTCCACGACAACCGTGAGTCAACCCACAACACGGCTTACATCGCGGCCTCGGGCGAAATGCGCATGTTGTCGCAGCGGTTGGCGAAAGCGTCGTCGCTGGCGCTGCAGGGCAATGCGGTGGCCTTTACGCAGTTGAAAGAGTCGCGCGAAACCTTCGGCAAACTGTTCGATCAACTCTCGAATGGTGGCGAAATCGGCAATGTCAGCGTTCCGCCTTCGCCCGACAGCGTTCGCCCGCAGCTTGAAGCCCTCGGGGAGCGCTGGGGAACGACCGACAAGGACGCGGAAACGGTGATCGCCCAGGAGGCGAACCTCGTTGCCCTGGGCAAGAACGTCGCGACCATCGACAACAAGAATTCGGCGATGCTTGAGCTGACCGAACAGCTGGCTACGCTGAAACTGCAGGGCGGTGCATCGTCGCGTGACATTGCCTCGTCCAACCAGTTGGTCATGCTCACCCAGCGTATCGCCAAAAATGCCTCGGCCCTGCTCGTCGGTGACGAAATCAACCCGGAAGTCGCCTTCCTCCTCGGCAAGGATACCAACGCCTTCCGCGACATCCTGGGCGCCCTGAGCAAGGGTGGCAACGATGCCGACAGCCGCAGCAAGCTCGATAGCCTGGAGGTGGCCTTCAAGGAGTATCAGGGGGCAATTGCCAGCATTCTCGGCAACATGCAGCCGCTGGTCCTTTCCAAGCAGGCCGGTTCGCGGATTTTCCGCGAGAGCGAGGATTTGCTGAAATCAACCGACGACCTGGCCGTGGGTTACCAGCAAGGTCTGGCTGAACGCGGCATGTATATCGTGCTGCTGATCGTGCTGACCCTGATTGCATTGGCCACGCTGGCCTTGCTGGCCAAGATTTATCTTGACGATACCGGGCGTCGCGCTGCGGACGCGGAAGACCAGCGTCACGCTTCGGAGCAGACCAACCGCGAAAACCAGGACGCCATTTTGCGTCTGATGAACGAACTGGGCGACTTGGCCGATGGCGACCTGACCGTTACCGCGACCGTCAGTGAAAACATCACGGGCGCCATCGCTGACTCGATCAACTACACCATTGAAGAACTGCGCGTGCTGGTCGGTCGTATCAATGACGCGGCCAACCGCGTGACTGCGGCAACCGAAATCGCTCGCCAGACCTCAGCCGAACTGCTCGATGCGGCCGAACGGCAATCCTCCGAAATTCAGGAGGCCGGTCAGTCGGCTCTGGAAATGGCGCGCTCGATGTCCGAGGTTTCCGGCAATGCAACGGAGTCAGCCCAGGTTGCCCGGCAGTCGCTGCAGGCTGCTGAAAAGGGTACGGCGGCCGTGCAGGATTCGATCAAGGGCATGAACGAAATTCGCAACCAGATTCAGGAAACCTCGAAGCGCATCAAGCGCCTTGGTGAAAGCTCGCAGGAAATTGGTGAAATCGTGGAACTGATTTCCGACATTACCGAGCAGACCAACGTGCTGGCGCTCAACGCCGCCATTCAGGCCGCCTCCGCCGGTGATGCCGGGCGCGGTTTTACGGTGGTTGCCGAGGAAGTGCAGCGGCTGGCCGAACGTTCCGGCGAGGCAACGAAACAGATTGCGGCGATTGTGAAGACCATTCAAACAGACACCCAGGATGCTGTGTCCGCCATGGAACAGTCGACCCGCGGTGTGGTCGAAGGGGCCAAGCTGTCCGATGCGGCCGGTCAGGCGCTGTCCGAGATCGGCGACGTGTCACGCAATCTGGCCGACCTGATTCAGAGCATTTCCACCTCAACCCAGAATCAGGCTGATTCGGCTACCCAGGTGGCGCGCCTGATGCAAGACATCCTGCACGTTACGGAACAGACAACGGCCGGTACGCAGCGCACAGCACAGGCGGTCGATGAGCTGACTGCGCTGGCTTCTGAACTGAAGGGCTCGGTCGCCGGCTTCAAGGTCGACTGA
- a CDS encoding chemotaxis protein CheW: MARKTSLRDFQEYLATRLSNAAKGKGSSSWLGVEAGGESWLVDLSDGGEIVQASLLAPVPMTHPWFAGIANIRGNLHAVSDFSLFRGGPPIVQNANARLLLIGARHGVNAALLVSRMLGLKNPDDFTAEPVDASMPAWGRQRFADTQGKVWHKLSVRELLADQDFMNIGV; this comes from the coding sequence ATGGCCCGGAAAACCAGTCTTCGTGATTTTCAGGAATATCTGGCGACGCGTCTGAGCAATGCGGCCAAGGGTAAGGGATCGTCGTCCTGGCTCGGTGTCGAGGCCGGCGGCGAATCATGGCTGGTCGATCTGTCAGACGGTGGCGAAATCGTTCAGGCCTCTCTGCTGGCGCCCGTCCCCATGACCCACCCGTGGTTTGCCGGGATTGCCAATATTCGCGGCAACCTGCATGCGGTCAGCGACTTTTCGCTCTTTCGCGGCGGTCCGCCCATTGTTCAGAATGCCAACGCCCGTTTGTTGCTGATCGGTGCCCGTCACGGCGTCAATGCCGCGCTGCTCGTATCGCGCATGCTTGGCCTGAAAAATCCTGATGATTTCACCGCCGAACCGGTCGATGCTTCGATGCCGGCCTGGGGCAGGCAGCGTTTTGCCGATACGCAGGGAAAAGTCTGGCACAAGCTTTCGGTGCGCGAACTGCTCGCCGATCAGGATTTCATGAATATCGGGGTTTAA
- a CDS encoding response regulator transcription factor, translating to MPVKNILVVDDSPTERFFTVDLLTKAGYQVTTAENGEEGIAKAKASKPDLILMDVVMPGLNGYQATRTLTRDEETKNIPIIVCTTKGQETDKIWGLRQGAVDYLVKPLNPEQLLQRIAALP from the coding sequence ATGCCCGTAAAGAATATTCTTGTTGTCGACGATTCGCCCACTGAGCGCTTTTTTACCGTCGACTTGCTGACCAAGGCCGGCTATCAGGTGACCACTGCGGAAAATGGCGAGGAGGGGATCGCCAAGGCCAAGGCCAGCAAGCCCGACCTGATTCTCATGGATGTCGTGATGCCCGGGTTGAACGGCTATCAGGCAACGCGCACCCTGACTCGCGATGAAGAAACCAAGAATATCCCGATCATTGTCTGCACGACCAAGGGGCAGGAAACCGACAAGATCTGGGGCTTGCGCCAAGGTGCGGTCGACTATCTCGTCAAGCCGCTGAATCCGGAACAATTGCTGCAACGAATTGCCGCGCTGCCGTAA
- a CDS encoding response regulator: MVIDDSNTIRRSAEIFLVQAGCQVVLAEDGFDALAKIADHQPSVIFCDIMMPRLDGYQTCSLIKKNPKFKATPVIMLSSKDGLFDRARGRMVGSDQYLTKPFTKDSLLQTVATFALPAETESNT; the protein is encoded by the coding sequence ATGGTCATTGACGACAGCAATACAATACGGCGTAGCGCCGAGATTTTTCTCGTCCAGGCGGGCTGTCAGGTTGTACTGGCCGAAGATGGGTTCGATGCGTTGGCCAAGATTGCCGACCATCAGCCCAGCGTCATCTTTTGCGACATCATGATGCCGCGTCTTGATGGCTACCAGACCTGCTCGCTGATCAAGAAAAATCCCAAATTCAAGGCCACGCCGGTCATCATGCTTTCCTCAAAGGACGGCTTGTTCGACCGGGCGCGCGGGCGCATGGTCGGTTCCGACCAGTACCTGACCAAACCATTCACAAAAGACAGCCTGCTGCAAACGGTCGCCACGTTTGCTCTGCCGGCCGAGACAGAATCCAATACGTAG
- the thiD gene encoding bifunctional hydroxymethylpyrimidine kinase/phosphomethylpyrimidine kinase has translation MNSTTPTPPCPPMVLVFSASDPSAGAGMQADILTLVSLGCHPLSALTALTVQDTVGVQSVQAVSAELLEQQARTVLEDMPVAAFKIGMLGSVENVIAVAEIISDYPEIPVIFDPVLASGRGDELSSEDVISAIREMLLPQTTLLTPNAPEARRLAENDEDEGEPSIDVCAQRLIEMGAQYVLITGTHENTPKVVNTLYGADGVIRRDQWERLPGSYHGSGCTLASAIAGCIAGGASMEDAVHDAQDYTWQALAAGFRAGMGQFIPDRFFWARGDDNEPGQNEEKDDGKTDGA, from the coding sequence ATGAATTCCACCACCCCCACACCGCCCTGTCCGCCGATGGTGCTGGTCTTTTCGGCCAGCGACCCATCGGCCGGCGCCGGCATGCAGGCTGACATCCTCACTTTGGTCAGCCTCGGCTGCCATCCGCTCAGTGCCTTGACGGCGCTGACCGTGCAGGACACGGTGGGGGTGCAGAGCGTCCAGGCAGTCAGCGCCGAGCTGCTCGAGCAGCAAGCGCGAACGGTTCTCGAAGACATGCCGGTGGCGGCCTTCAAGATCGGCATGCTGGGCAGTGTCGAGAATGTGATTGCGGTCGCCGAAATTATTTCGGACTACCCGGAGATCCCGGTGATCTTCGACCCGGTGCTCGCATCCGGGCGGGGCGACGAGCTGTCGAGCGAGGATGTCATTTCGGCGATTCGCGAAATGTTGCTGCCGCAAACCACCTTGCTCACACCGAATGCGCCGGAAGCGCGGCGACTGGCCGAAAATGACGAAGACGAAGGCGAGCCCTCGATCGACGTGTGCGCCCAGCGCCTGATTGAAATGGGCGCGCAGTACGTGCTGATTACCGGCACGCATGAAAACACCCCGAAGGTGGTCAACACGCTGTACGGCGCCGATGGCGTCATTCGGCGCGACCAGTGGGAACGCCTGCCGGGCAGTTACCACGGCTCCGGCTGCACGCTGGCTTCGGCCATTGCCGGCTGCATCGCCGGCGGAGCCAGCATGGAAGACGCTGTGCACGACGCCCAGGATTACACCTGGCAAGCCTTGGCCGCCGGTTTCCGGGCCGGCATGGGCCAGTTCATCCCGGACCGCTTTTTCTGGGCACGCGGCGACGATAACGAACCGGGCCAAAATGAAGAGAAGGACGACGGCAAAACTGATGGAGCATAA
- the thiE gene encoding thiamine phosphate synthase produces the protein MEHKLRGLYAITPEHADGARLLSEVEAALAGGCRIVQYRDKTSTMPERVARARALRELTRRHNAKLLINDDLALAVLVEADGVHLGKDDGNLMAARAMLGPNRILGASCYADFAAAQTAEAAGVDYVAFGAVYPSPTKPNAPLAGSDLFFAAKNRLTVASCAIGGITLANAPPLIAAGADLLAVITDLFSAPDIAARATAYQRLFEKAQS, from the coding sequence ATGGAGCATAAATTGCGTGGCCTTTACGCCATCACGCCGGAGCACGCCGATGGCGCCCGTCTGCTCAGCGAGGTTGAAGCTGCCCTGGCCGGCGGTTGCCGGATCGTTCAATATCGCGACAAAACCAGCACCATGCCCGAACGCGTCGCCCGCGCCCGGGCACTGCGTGAACTGACCCGCCGTCACAATGCAAAATTGCTGATCAACGACGATCTGGCCCTGGCTGTTCTCGTCGAGGCCGATGGCGTGCATCTGGGCAAGGATGACGGCAACCTCATGGCAGCCCGCGCCATGCTCGGACCCAACCGCATTCTCGGCGCATCCTGCTACGCCGATTTCGCCGCCGCGCAAACGGCCGAGGCAGCCGGCGTCGATTACGTCGCCTTCGGTGCAGTCTATCCGTCACCGACCAAACCGAACGCACCGCTCGCCGGCAGCGATTTGTTTTTTGCCGCAAAAAACCGGTTGACCGTAGCAAGCTGCGCCATCGGCGGTATCACGCTGGCCAACGCGCCGCCGCTCATCGCCGCTGGCGCCGACCTGCTCGCCGTCATCACCGACCTGTTCAGCGCCCCCGACATCGCGGCGCGCGCCACCGCCTATCAACGCCTTTTCGAGAAAGCCCAGTCATGA